The proteins below are encoded in one region of Ricinus communis isolate WT05 ecotype wild-type chromosome 6, ASM1957865v1, whole genome shotgun sequence:
- the LOC125370408 gene encoding pentatricopeptide repeat-containing protein At2g16880-like, with amino-acid sequence MVEKSFKPDLFTCNILLRGLCREGMLVKALKLFNTWISKGKAIDAVTYNTIISGLCKEGRFEEAFDLLAEMKEKKLGPDCYTYNAILCALADAGRMEAEEFMSKIVEQGKLQDQTISLNKRKTESGSETAQESDPNSVAFSEQINELCTQGKYKDAMHMVQESTQKGITLHKSTYISLMEGLIKR; translated from the coding sequence ATGGTTGAGAAGTCATTTAAACCAGATCTGTTTACTTGTAATATTCTTCTTCGGGGGCTTTGTAGAGAAGGTATGCTTGTTAAGGCTCTTAAGCTCTTCAACACATGGATTTCAAAGGGAAAAGCTATTGATGCTGTTACCTACAACACGATAATATCAGGCCTTTGCAAAGAAGGCAGATTTGAAGAAGCCTTTGATCTTCTTgcagaaatgaaagaaaagaagttagGGCCTGATTGTTATACATATAATGCAATTCTTTGTGCACTTGCTGATGCAGGTAGAATGGAGGCTGAGGAGTTCATGTCAAAAATTGTCGAACAGGGAAAATTGCAGGATCAGACcatatcattaaataaaaggaaaacagAGAGTGGTAGTGAAACTGCTCAAGAATCTGATCCAAATTCTGTTGCATTTTCTGAACAGATTAATGAGCTGTGTACACAAGGGAAATACAAGGATGCAATGCATATGGTTCAAGAATCAACACAGAAGGGCATCACTTTACATAAATCTACCTATATTAGTTTAATGGAGGGACTTATTAAGAGGTGA
- the LOC107262375 gene encoding uncharacterized protein LOC107262375, with translation MKETGIHTSLSWSCQASPLILWHDGFTSYGPYVTFGHQITGANQVTDALSATLHHQIIYRLQDHAFNLQIPGFQASSDALFIMVDSGQIPTIVQAPRQLEREDLQKLIPTEWVTNYEKLQASQAKPVQGTDPLFVTQKDGTVKIIFTKIEESSSAPSIFQASMIQPVSRPREKIPIHSFQSSGHHIYTARIKGHFI, from the exons atgaaagaaacagGGATACACACATCTCTATCTTGGAGCTGTCAGGCTAGTCCTCTCATATTATGGCATGATGGGTTTACCAGTTACGGCCCGTATGTCACTTTTGGACACCAG ATCACTGGAGCAAACCAAGTGACTGATGCTCTTTCTGCGACCCTGCACCACCAGATTATCTACAGACTGCAGGACCATGCCTTTAATCTACAAATCCCAGGCTTCCAAGCCTCCTCTGATGCTTTGTTTATTATGGTTGACTCTGGCCAAATTCCTACAATAGTCCAGGCTCCACGACAGCTGGAAAGAGAAGATCTGCAAAAGTTAATCCCAACTGAATGGGTGACCAATTATGAGAAACTCCAGGCATCTCAAGCCAAGCCTGTTCAGGGTACTGACCCTCTTTTTGTCACCCAAAAGGATGGTACtgtgaaaataattttcacaaaaatagaagaatcttcttctgCTCCTTCTATCTTCCAGGCATCGATGATACAGCCTGTGTCCAGACCTAGAGAAAAGATTCCTATTCATTCTTTTCAGTCCTCTGGGCATCATATTTATACTGCTAGGATTAAGGGACACTTCATCTAG